A genomic segment from Vicinamibacterales bacterium encodes:
- a CDS encoding asparaginase, with amino-acid sequence MTRLVFRPTLVLAFALLCLSVAGPAPVLAQPDRGALPRVHFVATGGTISNRDGGRLTAEELARSMPGVDRYARLTFEQFANVASSELTLQQWVGLSKRINEIFAKEKDVAGVVVTSGTDTLEETAFFLHLTVRDPRPVVLVGSMRNPSTLGYEGAANLLEGVRVAADPGARNKGALVVLNDEINSARNVTKTDALRLQTFRSREYGQLGVVDRDRVVFFSQITQRTNERVEFDLSKVTELPRVDVIWVYQGASGDLIKAAVDNGAKGIVMAVAGAGALSGTQSEGLAYAAGKGVFIVNSTRTGSGRIAPPRGDLPAPAQANEAQRRRRQFSVAGEDHTPIKARVLLMLALTRTTDRNEIQRIFSEY; translated from the coding sequence ATGACCCGACTCGTCTTCCGTCCGACACTCGTGTTGGCGTTCGCCCTGCTGTGCCTCTCCGTTGCCGGCCCGGCCCCGGTCCTCGCCCAGCCCGACCGCGGCGCACTCCCGCGCGTCCACTTCGTCGCCACCGGCGGCACCATTTCCAACCGCGACGGCGGCCGGCTCACCGCGGAGGAGCTGGCCAGGTCCATGCCCGGCGTGGATCGATATGCCCGTCTCACCTTCGAGCAGTTCGCCAACGTGGCCAGCAGCGAGTTGACCCTGCAGCAATGGGTCGGGCTCTCGAAGCGCATCAACGAGATTTTCGCCAAGGAAAAGGACGTCGCCGGCGTCGTCGTGACCAGCGGTACCGACACGCTTGAAGAAACGGCGTTCTTCCTGCACCTGACCGTCCGCGACCCGAGGCCCGTCGTCCTGGTGGGATCGATGCGCAACCCCAGCACGCTGGGCTACGAAGGCGCCGCGAACCTGCTCGAGGGCGTGCGCGTGGCCGCCGACCCAGGCGCGCGCAACAAGGGCGCGCTGGTGGTGCTTAACGATGAGATCAACTCCGCCCGCAACGTGACCAAGACCGACGCGCTCCGCCTGCAGACGTTCCGCAGCCGCGAGTACGGGCAGCTGGGCGTGGTGGACCGCGACCGGGTGGTGTTCTTCAGCCAGATCACGCAGCGCACCAACGAGCGCGTCGAGTTCGACCTGTCGAAGGTCACCGAGTTGCCGCGCGTGGACGTGATTTGGGTGTACCAGGGCGCGTCCGGCGACCTGATCAAGGCCGCGGTTGACAACGGCGCCAAGGGCATCGTGATGGCCGTGGCGGGCGCGGGCGCCCTCAGCGGCACGCAGAGCGAGGGGCTGGCCTACGCCGCCGGGAAAGGCGTGTTCATCGTCAACAGCACGCGAACGGGCAGCGGCCGCATTGCGCCGCCGCGCGGTGATTTGCCCGCCCCGGCCCAGGCCAACGAGGCCCAGCGCCGGCGCCGGCAGTTCAGCGTGGCCGGTGAGGACCACACGCCGATCAAGGCGCGCGTGTTGTTGATGCTGGCGCTGACCCGGACCACCGACCGCAACGAGATTCAGCGCATCTTCAGCGAGTACTAG
- a CDS encoding alpha/beta hydrolase, which produces MDVLNRRELLQMTAALAATSVVGKTTIASAQGDTLRFFPGFKAARVKTSGAEINLVHAGSGPPLLLMHGAPQTHVSMRLIAPELAKDYTVIVPDLRGYGDSSKPPDGENHANYSKRAMALDQVEVMKSFGFDKFAVVGHDRGGRVGHRLALDHADKVTKLAVFDIVPTHYLYTHVTIEFIQAYFHWFNNVRPAPGPEEQLKAQYEAQKARATTDVQLEYLRANLDPANIHGMCEDYRASASIDLKHDEADLNKKIACPVMTLWGLKGPMGRIYDVLAIWKERGVNVTGKGLPGGHNLQEDVPAEVLAELRPFLKA; this is translated from the coding sequence ATGGACGTTCTGAACCGGCGTGAGTTATTGCAGATGACGGCGGCGCTGGCTGCGACCAGCGTTGTGGGAAAGACGACGATCGCGTCGGCGCAGGGCGACACCCTTCGCTTCTTTCCGGGCTTCAAGGCGGCGCGGGTGAAAACGTCAGGCGCCGAGATCAACCTGGTGCACGCCGGCTCGGGACCGCCGCTGTTGCTGATGCACGGCGCGCCGCAAACGCACGTGTCGATGCGCCTGATCGCGCCGGAACTGGCGAAAGACTACACGGTGATCGTGCCGGACCTGCGCGGCTACGGCGACAGCAGCAAGCCGCCCGACGGCGAGAACCACGCCAACTACTCGAAGCGCGCGATGGCGCTCGACCAGGTCGAGGTGATGAAGAGCTTCGGCTTCGACAAGTTCGCGGTGGTCGGCCACGACCGCGGCGGGCGCGTGGGACATCGCCTGGCCCTCGATCACGCCGACAAGGTGACGAAGCTGGCCGTGTTCGACATCGTCCCGACCCACTACCTCTACACCCACGTCACCATCGAGTTCATCCAGGCCTACTTCCACTGGTTCAACAACGTGCGTCCGGCGCCGGGGCCCGAGGAACAGTTGAAGGCGCAGTACGAAGCGCAGAAGGCGCGCGCGACCACGGACGTCCAGCTCGAGTACCTTCGCGCCAACCTCGACCCGGCCAACATCCACGGCATGTGCGAAGACTATCGTGCCAGCGCGTCGATCGACCTCAAGCACGACGAGGCGGATCTCAACAAGAAGATCGCCTGCCCGGTGATGACCCTGTGGGGCCTGAAGGGACCGATGGGCCGGATCTACGACGTGCTGGCAATCTGGAAAGAGCGCGGCGTCAACGTGACCGGCAAGGGCCTGCCCGGCGGTCACAACCTGCAGGAAGACGTGCCGGCCGAGGTGCTGGCCGAACTCCGGCCGTTCCTGAAGGCATAG
- a CDS encoding beta-L-arabinofuranosidase domain-containing protein, with amino-acid sequence MGLAFRDKISRSEFFQLVAGGSAWLVSSGFAQKIALAVADTARPLPLTAVRLTGGPLKHAQDLDAKYLLSLEPDRMLAFYRKLAGLAPRAEGYTGWDAEGRQLTGHIAGHYLSAVSLMWAATGDARFKQRADYIVSELKVVQDAHGDGYAGALQGVKAAFAEVSKGNIRSANFDLNGLWSPWYTLHKTFAGLRDAYRHTGNQAALAIEVKFAEWAATFLSPMDDATIQRMLATEFGGMNEMMADLYADTGDQRWLDLSHKFDHKAVIDPLKAGQDPLSSLHGNTQVPKLVGAAARYACAGDRGDQAAATVFWNRVVNHHTFATGGHGKDEYFREPDLLGNITEGRTAETCNVYNMLKLTRKLFALEPDIRYAEFHERALFNHILGSMDSEDGSTCYMVPVGAGVRREYADMQRSFTCCVGTGMESHALHGLGLYYESGDRLFVNVYAPSTARWGAAGVKFEMSTSFPEGDAAAMKLELRAPREFTLALRRPSWAQDGFSVRVNGRPVSTLPRAGSYVEIRRTWKSGDEVTLAMPKALRLERLPDNPKKAVVMWGPLVLAGDLGPAPRRGDDGDGDGVRSAPPEPPAIVTERPVTELLKPVAGKPGTFMAAGLLRTPGGSAAADVEFRPFYGVHRRVYAAYWDVLTPVEFAAKLAELDAERQRQAELEAATMAALVTIDPAAEKPFNQRGEESTIVRNDGRSGRRSARWFSYDLPIDGSSPTTLVVTYNSDNRRARTFDILVDDLRIGNGVMPQSSVAKFYDMHYRVPPLITNGRQTITVRFVATNGNEVAPVFAIRTIRS; translated from the coding sequence ATGGGCCTTGCGTTCCGCGACAAGATCTCCCGCAGCGAGTTCTTTCAGCTGGTCGCCGGCGGGTCGGCGTGGCTGGTCTCGTCCGGCTTTGCCCAGAAGATCGCGCTGGCGGTGGCCGACACGGCGCGGCCGCTGCCGTTGACGGCGGTGCGCCTGACCGGCGGTCCGCTCAAACACGCGCAGGACCTCGACGCCAAGTACCTGCTGTCGCTCGAGCCCGATCGCATGCTGGCCTTCTATCGCAAGCTCGCCGGCCTCGCGCCCAGGGCCGAGGGCTACACCGGCTGGGACGCCGAGGGCCGCCAGCTCACCGGCCACATCGCCGGGCACTATCTGTCGGCGGTCAGCCTGATGTGGGCCGCCACCGGCGACGCCCGCTTCAAGCAACGCGCCGACTACATCGTCAGCGAGCTGAAGGTGGTGCAAGACGCGCACGGCGACGGGTATGCCGGCGCGCTCCAGGGCGTGAAGGCGGCGTTCGCCGAGGTGTCGAAGGGCAACATCCGCTCCGCGAACTTCGACCTGAACGGCCTGTGGTCGCCGTGGTACACGCTGCACAAGACCTTTGCCGGCCTGCGCGACGCCTACCGCCACACCGGCAACCAGGCCGCCCTGGCGATTGAAGTGAAGTTCGCCGAGTGGGCGGCGACGTTCCTGTCGCCGATGGACGACGCGACCATCCAGCGCATGCTGGCCACCGAGTTCGGCGGCATGAACGAGATGATGGCGGATCTTTACGCCGACACCGGCGACCAGCGGTGGCTCGACCTCTCGCACAAGTTCGACCACAAGGCGGTGATCGATCCGCTCAAGGCCGGACAGGATCCGCTGAGCAGCCTGCACGGCAACACGCAGGTGCCGAAGCTGGTGGGCGCCGCCGCCCGCTATGCCTGCGCCGGCGATCGCGGCGACCAGGCCGCGGCCACGGTGTTCTGGAATCGCGTCGTCAACCACCACACCTTCGCCACCGGCGGTCACGGCAAGGACGAGTACTTCCGCGAGCCCGACCTGCTCGGCAACATCACCGAAGGACGGACCGCCGAGACCTGCAACGTCTACAACATGCTGAAGCTGACGCGGAAGCTGTTCGCGTTGGAGCCCGACATCCGCTACGCCGAGTTCCACGAACGCGCGCTGTTCAACCACATCCTGGGATCGATGGACAGCGAAGACGGGTCCACTTGCTACATGGTGCCGGTCGGCGCCGGCGTGCGGCGGGAATACGCCGACATGCAGCGGAGCTTCACGTGCTGTGTCGGCACCGGCATGGAGAGCCACGCGCTGCACGGCCTCGGGCTGTACTACGAATCCGGTGACCGGCTCTTCGTGAACGTTTACGCCCCATCCACGGCGCGGTGGGGAGCGGCCGGCGTGAAGTTCGAGATGTCCACGTCGTTCCCCGAGGGCGACGCGGCGGCGATGAAGCTCGAGCTGCGGGCGCCGCGCGAGTTCACGCTCGCCCTGCGGCGGCCGTCGTGGGCGCAAGACGGCTTCAGCGTGCGCGTGAATGGCCGGCCGGTCTCGACGCTGCCCAGGGCCGGTTCGTACGTGGAGATTCGGCGAACGTGGAAGAGCGGTGATGAGGTCACGCTGGCGATGCCGAAGGCCCTGCGCCTCGAGCGCCTGCCCGACAATCCGAAGAAGGCGGTCGTGATGTGGGGACCGCTGGTGCTGGCCGGCGACCTGGGCCCGGCACCGCGGCGTGGAGACGATGGCGACGGCGACGGCGTGCGGTCGGCTCCGCCTGAACCGCCGGCAATCGTGACCGAGCGGCCGGTCACGGAACTGCTGAAGCCGGTGGCGGGCAAGCCGGGCACGTTCATGGCCGCGGGCCTCCTGCGCACGCCGGGCGGATCCGCCGCGGCCGACGTCGAGTTCCGCCCGTTCTACGGCGTGCATCGCCGCGTCTACGCCGCCTACTGGGATGTGCTGACGCCCGTCGAATTCGCCGCGAAGCTCGCCGAGCTCGACGCCGAACGCCAGCGCCAGGCCGAGCTCGAGGCCGCGACGATGGCGGCGTTGGTGACGATCGATCCGGCCGCGGAGAAGCCGTTCAACCAGCGCGGCGAGGAATCCACGATTGTGCGCAACGACGGCCGGTCCGGGCGGCGCAGCGCCAGGTGGTTTTCGTACGACCTGCCCATCGACGGCTCGAGCCCGACCACGCTGGTCGTGACCTACAACAGCGACAACCGCCGCGCGCGGACGTTCGACATCCTCGTCGATGACCTCCGGATTGGCAACGGCGTGATGCCGCAGAGCAGCGTGGCGAAGTTCTACGACATGCATTACCGCGTGCCGCCGCTGATTACGAACGGCCGCCAGACGATCACCGTGCGCTTCGTCGCCACCAACGGCAACGAGGTGGCGCCCGTGTTTGCGATCCGCACGATCCGCAGCTAG
- a CDS encoding aldose epimerase family protein, whose product MRPLVCSMLLALTVGACRATPPAAPAAAPAAAPEASGPTVPKDLFGTIALPNQPAQAIERYTLKNAHGVEVQAITYGGIITSIKAPDRNGAMADIVLGFDSIDGYAKGHPYFGALVGRYGNRIARGRFAIDGQSFRLATNDGPNHLHGGVRGFDKQVWKAEPLPGKNGVMFSRTSPDGEEGYPGNLELRVSYELTDGNQLIVEYRAVTDKATPLNLTQHSYFNLAGDGSGDILGHSLLLNADRYTPVNGTLIPTGDIASVEGTPFDFRTASLIGARIDQPHPQLKAGKGYDHNWVLNRRGEGLQLAAVVTEPASGRTLEITTTEPGIQFYAGNFLDGTLTGKNGHVYKHRSGFCLETQHFPDSPNQPAFPSAIVKPGEEFRSTTVFTFGVSR is encoded by the coding sequence ATGAGACCCCTGGTGTGTTCCATGCTGCTGGCATTGACCGTGGGGGCCTGCCGCGCCACGCCACCAGCGGCGCCGGCGGCCGCGCCCGCCGCTGCGCCCGAGGCGTCAGGACCGACCGTGCCCAAAGACCTCTTCGGAACGATCGCGCTTCCCAACCAGCCCGCGCAAGCGATCGAACGCTACACGCTGAAGAACGCCCACGGCGTCGAAGTGCAGGCGATCACGTACGGCGGCATCATCACGTCGATCAAGGCGCCTGACCGTAACGGCGCGATGGCCGACATCGTGCTGGGTTTCGACAGCATCGACGGTTACGCCAAGGGCCATCCCTATTTCGGCGCCCTTGTCGGGCGCTACGGCAACCGCATCGCCAGGGGCCGCTTTGCGATCGATGGCCAGTCGTTCCGGCTGGCCACCAACGACGGGCCCAACCACCTGCACGGCGGCGTTCGCGGTTTCGACAAGCAGGTGTGGAAGGCGGAGCCACTGCCGGGCAAGAACGGCGTGATGTTCTCCAGGACGAGCCCCGACGGCGAAGAGGGGTATCCCGGCAACCTGGAGCTTCGTGTCAGCTACGAGCTCACCGACGGGAACCAACTGATCGTCGAGTACCGCGCGGTGACCGACAAGGCCACCCCGCTCAACCTGACGCAGCACAGCTACTTCAACCTGGCCGGCGACGGCTCGGGCGACATCCTCGGACACTCGCTGCTGTTAAATGCCGACCGCTACACGCCCGTGAACGGCACGCTGATTCCAACCGGCGACATCGCTTCCGTCGAGGGGACGCCCTTTGACTTCCGGACGGCGTCGCTGATCGGCGCGCGCATCGACCAGCCGCATCCGCAGCTCAAGGCCGGCAAGGGCTACGACCACAACTGGGTGCTCAATCGCCGCGGCGAAGGCCTGCAGCTCGCGGCCGTGGTCACTGAGCCGGCGTCGGGCCGCACGCTCGAGATCACCACGACCGAACCGGGCATCCAGTTCTACGCCGGGAATTTTCTCGACGGCACGCTGACCGGCAAGAACGGCCACGTCTACAAGCACCGCTCCGGCTTCTGCCTCGAAACGCAGCACTTCCCGGATTCGCCGAATCAGCCCGCGTTCCCGTCTGCCATCGTGAAACCGGGAGAGGAATTCCGGAGCACGACGGTGTTCACGTTTGGGGTGTCCCGCTAG